One part of the Paramormyrops kingsleyae isolate MSU_618 chromosome 2, PKINGS_0.4, whole genome shotgun sequence genome encodes these proteins:
- the asphd2 gene encoding aspartate beta-hydroxylase domain-containing protein 2: MEWSLEGVRGLVAGGMQSVRECESSALGTGLCLLLLFVWYCYRVGREHGSPPPLRGGYVSESGRLVAGGGPRMALGGSEAGGGRVKGRPAGSAEEQNGFAYCQSAECFRCAHPGEGLNQRLYHSLQDYAKRYTWAGMGRVHKGVREQGRYLSSRASIQKPEVFFLPDLPSAPFFSREAQKHDVELLERSFPALLAEFQSVYQQVPARTGVQLPSGWKANGTPRGQWWTFYLVNQGTPLARNARRCPRTWRVLGQLRTFIANNVFGNACFSVLNPGTLVTEHYGPTNVRLRCHLGLKVPPGCELVVGGEPQCWSEGSCLLFDDSFLHTAFHEGSVEDGPRAVFMVDLWHPNVAAAERQALDYIFTPGR, translated from the exons ATGGAGTGGTCCCTGGAGGGGGTGCGGGGGCTGGTGGCAGGCGGCATGCAATCGGTGCGGGAGTGTGAGTCCAGTGCCCTGGGCACAGGACTTTGTCTCCTGCTGCTCTTTGTCTGGTACTGCTACCGCGTGGGGCGAGAGCACGGCTCCCCCCCGCCGCTACGTGGGGGCTATGTCAGCGAGTCGGGCCGTTTGGTGGCGGGAGGTGGCCCCCGGATGGCACTGGGTGGCTCTGAGgccggggggggcagggtgaaGGGGAGGCCGGCCGGCAGTGCAGAGGAGCAGAATGGATTCGCCTACTGCCAGTCGGCAGAGTGCTTCCGCTGCGCCCACCCCGGCGAGGGCCTGAACCAGCGGCTGTACCACAGCTTGCAGGACTACGCCAAGCGCTACACCTGGGCCGGCATGGGCCGCGTGCACAAGGGCGTGCGTGAGCAGGGCCGCTACCTGAGCAGCCGCGCCTCCATCCAGAAGCCGGAGGTCTTCTTCCTGCCTGACTTGCCCTCCGCACCCTTCTTCTCGCGCGAGGCCCAGAAGCATGACGTAGAGCTGCTGGAGCGGAGCTTCCCAGCACTGCTGGCCGAGTTCCAGAGCGTGTACCAACAGGTGCCGGCACGGACCGGCGTGCAGCTGCCGTCTGGCTGGAAGGCCAACGGCACGCCCcgcggccagtggtggaccttCTACCTGGTGAACCAGGGCACGCCCCTGGCCCGCAATGCCCGCCGATGCCCACGCACCTGGCGTGTTCTGGGCCAGCTGCGTACCTTCATCGCCAACAACGTGTTCGGTAACGCCTGCTTCTCCGTTCTGAACCCCGGCACTCTGGTCACTGAGCACTACGGACCCACCAATGTGCGCCTGCGCTGCCATCTGG GTTTGAAGGTGCCCCCTGGCTGCGAGCTCGTTGTTGGGGGGGAGCCCCAGTGCTGGTCTGAGGGGAGCTGCCTCCTATTTGATGACTCCTTTCTGCACACTGCCTTCCACGAGG GCAGCGTGGAGGACGGGCCCCGGGCTGTCTTTATGGTGGACCTCTGGCATCCCAACGTGGCGGCTGCTGAGAGACAAGCACTGGACTACATCTTCACCCCTGGCCGCTGA